The following proteins are encoded in a genomic region of Agelaius phoeniceus isolate bAgePho1 unplaced genomic scaffold, bAgePho1.hap1 Scaffold_113, whole genome shotgun sequence:
- the LOC129123762 gene encoding olfactory receptor 14J1-like — translation MSNSSSIGHFLLLALADTRQLQLLHFCLLLGISLAALLGNGLIISAVACGHHLHTPMFFFLLNLALTDLGSICTTVPKAMHNSLWDTSNISYTACAAQLFFFLFFISTEFYLLTIMCYDRYVSICKPLHYGTLVGSRACAHMAAAAWASAFLNALMHTANTFSLPLCHGNALGQFFCEIPQILKLSCSHSYIRELGLLAVSVCLNFGSFVFIVFSYVQIFRAVLRIPSEQGRHKAFSTCLPHLAVLSLFLSTGTFAYVKPPSLSSPSLDLVLSVPYSVVPPALNPLIYSLRNQELKAAVWRLTTGCFQKH, via the coding sequence atgtccaacagcagctccatcgggcacttcctcctgctggcattggcagacacgcggcagctgcagctcctgcacttctgcctcttgctgggcatctccctggctgccctcctgggcaacggcctcatcatcagcgccgtagcctgcggccaccacctgcacacgcccatgttcttcttcctgctcaacctggccctcactgacctgggctccatctgcaccactgtccccaaagccatgcacaattccctctgggacaccagcaacatctcctacactgcatgtgctgcacagctctttttctttctcttcttcatttcAACAGAGTTTTAtctgctgaccatcatgtgctacgaccgctacgtgtccatctgcaaacccctgcactacgggaccctcgtgggcagcagagcttgtgcccacatggcagcagctgcctgggccagtgcctttctcaatgctctcatgcacacggccaatacattttccctgcccctgtgccatggcaatgccctgggccagttcttctgtgaaatcccacagatcctcaagctctcctgctcacactcctacatcagggaacttgggcttcttgctgttagtgTGTGTTTAAATTTCGGttcttttgtgttcattgttttctcctatgtgcagatcttcagggctgtgctgaggatcccctctgagcagggacggcacaaagccttttccacctgcctccctcacctggccgtgctctctctgttcctcagcactggtaCATTTGCCTACGTGAAGCCCCCTTCCCTGTCCTCCCCATCGCTGGATCTGGTCCTGTCAGTTCcgtactcagtggtgcctccagccctgaaccccctcatctacagcctgaggaaccaggagctcaaggctgcagtgtggagactgacgactggatgctttcagaaacattaa